TAAGTGATTACATCAACCTGCAGACCTATAAGATGCATCTCATCAACAAGTTCCCACGCATAAGAGATTTTCCTCGATTTAAACAAACCATCAATAAGGGTACTATAAGTTACCACATCAGGAACAATCATCTTGTTATGCATTTCTTTAAAGAAGTTTGTGGCTTCATCCACCATTTTATTCTTGCACAATCCATTAATAATGATATTGTAGCACCAAACACTCGGCACCACTCCCTTGTGCACCATAGTGTTGAATATATTTATGGCCTTGTTCACTTGGTTAACTAAGCAATACCCATCCATCAAAGCACCGTAAGTTACAACATCTGGTTTTACACCATCTTTTATCATCATAGCCAACACATTCATAGCTTCTTTCACCTTACCTTCTTTGGATAAGGCGTCAACcaatatattaaaagtataaaCATCCGGGTTGACGTTTTTCAATACCATTTCACGGAACAAACCAAATGCTTCTTTCAATTGACCAACAATACAAAATCCGTATATTAGATTATTGAAAGTGATAACATTAGGAGAAATTCTCTTTGCAATCATCTCAACATACAACTCGTAAGCATAGTTTATAGATTTATCTTTACACAAACTATCAATGATAGTGCTATACATTACCACATCAGCATTGGCCAATTTCCCATCAATTCGTCTCAACAATTGCAGCGCGGGTTGTGTTTCCCCCATTTTACACAACCCATTTATCAAGGTCCCATAACTAACTTGATTCAACTGAAATCCCTTTGCCACCACATGATCATGAAAGTGCAGAGCTTCCCGAACCTTATTGTTAAGACATAAACCTTTCATAAGGGTATTCAAGGTTATTGTATCTTCCTGGAATCCCATCTTGA
This window of the Cicer arietinum cultivar CDC Frontier isolate Library 1 unplaced genomic scaffold, Cicar.CDCFrontier_v2.0 Ca_scaffold_4563_v2.0, whole genome shotgun sequence genome carries:
- the LOC101502870 gene encoding uncharacterized protein, with amino-acid sequence MLSLSVSKLLTLTRYAFSFSSIPNFLPIASSNTFLLSFSSHSRFNSNHINNVDDAVSSFHRMLCINPTPSIVQFTKILGSLVKMNHYRTAISLSHHLEFNGIKPDIVTFSILINCYCHLGQMNFSFSILGKILKMGFQEDTITLNTLMKGLCLNNKVREALHFHDHVVAKGFQLNQVSYGTLINGLCKMGETQPALQLLRRIDGKLANADVVMYSTIIDSLCKDKSINYAYELYVEMIAKRISPNVITFNNLIYGFCIVGQLKEAFGLFREMVLKNVNPDVYTFNILVDALSKEGKVKEAMNVLAMMIKDGVKPDVVTYGALMDGYCLVNQVNKAINIFNTMVHKGVVPSVWCYNIIINGLCKNKMVDEATNFFKEMHNKMIVPDVVTYSTLIDGLFKSRKISYAWELVDEMHLIGLQVDVITYNSLLHALCKKNHLDQAIALVMKMKDQDIQPNMFTYNILIDGLCKGGRLKNAQVIFQELLSKGYHLTVWTYNAMINGLCQEGLFDEALALLSRMEDSGCIPDVVSYETIVNYLFQKGERDKAKNLLREMIVKGLL